The following coding sequences lie in one Lolium perenne isolate Kyuss_39 chromosome 2, Kyuss_2.0, whole genome shotgun sequence genomic window:
- the LOC139830085 gene encoding 9-beta-pimara-7,15-diene synthase, chloroplastic-like, translating into MLSNSIPRVAGGASSVLPAHRRQAASGHALPAAASAPSLSKFRQRRTSHLCLASARAEEHGSSHGELFARGRHGAPHLYPICARRTRTMISSCLAYTEKILVEENVSMQKKERVARIKKELQEPQWLPSPYDTAWVAMVPSQGIPQAPCFPQCVEWILQNQQDNGSWGIRKYDSSNDKCSLLSTLACILALKKWNVGPEHISRGLHFIGRNFSIVMDEQIDAPVGFNVTFTGMITLANSMGLEFPVKQTYVDDILHIRQMELKRFAEDTSYGREEYMAYVAEGLGDMLDWNEVMKFQRKNGSLFNSPSATAAALIYNHDDKALQYLNLLVSKFGSSVPTVFPINIYCQLSMVDSLEKTGISHHFSTEIKSILDMTHSFWLQRDEEIMLDVATCAMAFRILRMNGYDVSSDELSHLAEASAFRSSLQGYLNDTKSLLELQKASTVSVSKNETILDNIGYWSSNFLKEKMSSNDVDIVPVFTEVEYAVKFPFYATMERLDHRRSIEHFDAQGYQMFKTSYLPCLANKDHLALAVEDFTFSQFAYQAELAHVESWVKENRIDCQHPDF; encoded by the exons ATGTTGTCCAACTCGATCCCGAGAGTAGCAGGGGGTGCCTCTTCCGTCCTCCCGGCACATCGCCGGCAGGCGGCTAGCGGCCACGCGCTCCCTGCTGCGGCTTCGGCGCCGTCCCTGTCAAAGTTTCGTCAGCGACGAACGAGCCATCTCTGCCTCGCCTCCGCCCGTGCTGAAGAGCACGGTTCCTCCCACGGAGAACTGTTCGCTCGCGGCCGTCATGGCGCTCCTCACCTCTACCCGATATGCGCGAGGAGGACAAGGACGATGATCTCATCCTGTTTAG CATATACTGAGAAGATTTTGGTAGAAGAAAATGTGAGCATGCAAAAGAAG GAAAGGGTGGCTAGAATAAAGAAAGAGCTCCAAGAGCCTCAATGGTTACCATCCCCATACGACACAGCATGGGTGGCAATGGTGCCCTCGCAAGGTATCCCTCAGGCTCCATGCTTCCCTCAGTGTGTTGAATGGATATTGCAAAACCAACAGGATAATGGATCTTGGGGTATCAGAAAATATGACTCGTCAAACGACAAGTGTAGTCTCTTATCCACATTGGCATGCATTCTTGCACTTAAGAAATGGAATGTTGGTCCCGAGCACATCAGCAGAG GACTACATTTTATTGGCAGAAATTTCTCGATTGTTATGGATGAGCAGATTGATGCTCCTGTAGGCTTTAATGTTACTTTTACTGGTATGATTACCCTAGCCAATTCCATGGGTTTGGAATTTCCCGTGAAACAAACTTATGTTGATGACATTCTTCACATCCGGCAGATGGAATTGAAAAG ATTTGCTGAGGATACATCTTATGGTAGAGAAGAATACATGGCTTATGTTGCTGAAGGGTTAGGAGACATGTTGGATTGGAATGAAGTCATGAAATTTCAGAGGAAGAATGGATCATTGTTCAACTCTCCTTCCGCTACTGCAGCTGCATTAATATACAATCATGATGATAAAGCCCTCCAATATCTAAATTTGCTAGTTAGTAAATTTGGTAGTTCAG TACCAACAGTGTTCCCAATAAATATATACTGCCAGCTTTCGATGGTGGATTCGCTTGAAAAGACTGGAATATCTCATCATTTTTCAACCGAAATAAAGAGTATCCTCGACATGACACATAG TTTCTGGTTACAGAGAGATGAGGAAATCATGTTGGATGTAGCAACATGTGCAATGGCATTTCGTATTTTAAGGATGAATGGATATGATGTTTCCTCAG ATGAACTATCCCATCTTGCTGAAGCCTCTGCTTTCCGTAGTTCACTTCAAGGGTATCTGAATGATACAAAATCTTTACTAGAACTACAGAAGGCTTCAACAGTTAGTGTTTCAAAAAATGAAACGATCCTTGATAACATAGGCTATTGGTCAAGCAACTTCTTAAAGGAAAAGATGAGTTCTAATGATGTGGATATAGTTCCGGTCTTCACAGAG GTGGAGTATGCtgtcaagtttccattttatgccACAATGGAACGTCTAGACCACAGGAGGAGTATTGAACATTTTGATGCTCAGGGTTATCAGATGTTCAAGACATCGTACTT GCCATGCCTTGCTAACAAAGACCATCTTGCTTTGGCTGTTGAAGATTTCACCTTCTCTCAGTTTGCTTACCAGGCTGAACTTGCGCATGTTGAAAG TTGGGTGAAAGAGAACAGGAtagactgtcaacacccggatttttaa